In one window of Dokdonia sp. PRO95 DNA:
- a CDS encoding sugar phosphate isomerase/epimerase family protein produces MKKYLLGAFLCAFTLFSCKTDQKKEGDNASAKAEIENSQKTAPTFKHSLAQWSLHKPFQDGTMDPMEFPQIAKDLGFTGVEYVTQLYPSVAEVGTGYKERVMKLANDLNTKANAAGMDNVLIMVDHAGELADPDPKKLEEAIANHKIWMDAAKLMGAHSVRANLFGELDPVKWHALSVASLKELGAYGKEVGVNVIIENHGGWSSDGEKLVAVMKEVNMETVGVLPDFGNFCVKREGGERWGAPCILEYDTYKGIEEMMPYAKGVSAKSYNFDENGDETKLDYQRLMQIVADSGFEGYVGTEYEGPLEDPKEGIALTKALVQKSIDNLK; encoded by the coding sequence ATGAAAAAATATCTTCTAGGAGCATTTTTATGCGCATTTACACTCTTTTCTTGTAAAACAGATCAAAAAAAAGAGGGTGATAACGCTTCCGCGAAAGCAGAAATTGAAAATTCTCAAAAAACAGCTCCAACTTTCAAACATTCGCTAGCTCAATGGTCACTTCACAAACCGTTTCAAGATGGTACTATGGACCCGATGGAATTCCCGCAAATTGCCAAAGATCTTGGTTTTACCGGAGTAGAATATGTGACACAACTATATCCATCTGTTGCTGAAGTAGGGACAGGTTACAAAGAACGTGTAATGAAACTTGCAAACGACCTTAATACTAAGGCAAATGCTGCAGGAATGGATAACGTTCTTATTATGGTTGATCACGCTGGTGAACTAGCAGATCCAGATCCTAAAAAACTAGAAGAAGCTATTGCAAATCACAAAATATGGATGGATGCTGCAAAACTTATGGGAGCACATTCGGTAAGGGCAAATCTCTTTGGAGAGCTAGATCCTGTAAAATGGCACGCACTATCTGTAGCATCTCTTAAAGAACTAGGAGCTTACGGTAAAGAAGTAGGCGTAAACGTAATTATAGAAAACCACGGAGGATGGTCTAGTGATGGAGAAAAGCTTGTTGCTGTGATGAAAGAGGTTAATATGGAAACAGTAGGTGTCTTACCAGATTTTGGAAACTTTTGTGTAAAACGTGAAGGTGGAGAACGCTGGGGCGCGCCTTGTATTTTAGAATATGATACCTATAAAGGAATAGAAGAAATGATGCCGTATGCAAAAGGAGTGTCTGCAAAGTCATATAACTTTGATGAAAATGGTGATGAGACAAAATTAGACTATCAACGATTAATGCAAATCGTTGCCGATAGCGGTTTTGAAGGATATGTGGGTACAGAATATGAAGGGCCACTAGAAGACCCAAAAGAAGGTATCGCTCTGACTAAAGCACTAGTTCAAAAATCAATAGACAATCTTAAATAA
- a CDS encoding GMC family oxidoreductase — protein sequence MYDAIVVGSGISGGWAAKELCENGMKTLVLERGRMVNHIEDYPTMHKDPWDFELKGNNSVEVEARYEKQARTGYVHKAESRHFFVDDVDHPYNETKRFDWIRGYHVGGRSIMWGRQSYRLSDIDFEANKKEGIAVDWPVRYSDISPWYDKVEEYISVSGESLGLEVLPDGKFSPPMELNCVEEVLKKNMAENYKDGRLLTIGRVAHITGAKTYDGRSACQFRNRCVRGCPFGGYFSSNSSTLPAAERTGNMTLRPFSIVTEVVYDDKTGKATGVKVTDQETMETMEFKAKTVFLCASAIASASILMNSKSERFPNGMGNDSGELGHNLMDHHFKAGATAKWDGDKDKYYKGRRPNGLYIPRFRNIGGVTDQKTFKRGYGYQGGAGRGDYQPQIAEAGYGAKLKEEIQKPGGWTMSLMGFGECLPYHENKMTLDYNDLDKWGQPKVNFDAEWKENEWEMRKDMIASAKDMLKKAGFTDIQTMDDPSAPGNGIHEMGTARMGRDPKTSVCNGNNQLHAVPNVYITDGAFMTSASCVNPSLTYMAFSARAANHAAAQIKKEA from the coding sequence ATGTACGACGCAATCGTCGTAGGCTCAGGAATCTCCGGAGGATGGGCAGCAAAAGAGTTATGTGAGAATGGTATGAAAACGCTTGTTTTAGAGCGTGGTCGTATGGTTAATCACATTGAAGACTACCCTACTATGCATAAAGACCCTTGGGACTTTGAGTTAAAGGGTAATAATAGTGTAGAAGTAGAGGCTCGTTATGAGAAGCAAGCTCGTACGGGTTATGTTCATAAAGCAGAGAGTCGTCACTTTTTTGTAGATGATGTAGATCATCCTTATAATGAGACAAAACGTTTTGACTGGATACGTGGATATCACGTGGGAGGTCGTTCTATTATGTGGGGACGCCAGAGTTACCGTTTATCTGATATTGATTTTGAAGCAAATAAAAAAGAAGGCATAGCTGTAGACTGGCCAGTGCGTTATAGCGATATTTCTCCTTGGTATGATAAGGTGGAAGAGTATATCTCTGTTTCTGGAGAGAGTCTAGGTCTTGAAGTATTACCTGATGGTAAATTCTCACCTCCTATGGAACTTAACTGTGTAGAGGAAGTACTTAAGAAAAACATGGCCGAAAATTATAAAGACGGTCGTTTACTTACTATTGGGCGTGTTGCGCACATTACAGGAGCAAAAACATATGATGGTCGCTCTGCTTGCCAGTTTAGAAATCGCTGTGTGAGAGGATGTCCTTTTGGAGGGTACTTTTCAAGTAACTCATCTACTTTACCAGCTGCCGAACGCACAGGGAATATGACGTTACGTCCATTTTCTATCGTGACAGAAGTGGTGTATGATGATAAAACAGGGAAGGCAACAGGAGTAAAAGTTACCGATCAAGAGACCATGGAGACTATGGAGTTTAAAGCAAAGACCGTTTTCCTTTGTGCTTCTGCAATTGCCTCTGCTAGTATTCTTATGAACTCTAAGAGTGAGCGTTTTCCTAACGGGATGGGTAATGACTCTGGAGAGCTAGGACACAACTTAATGGATCACCACTTTAAAGCAGGAGCAACTGCAAAGTGGGATGGTGATAAAGACAAATATTACAAAGGACGTCGTCCTAATGGGTTATATATTCCTCGTTTTAGAAACATAGGCGGAGTAACAGATCAAAAAACCTTTAAGCGTGGTTACGGTTATCAAGGTGGTGCAGGTCGTGGTGATTATCAACCACAAATTGCCGAAGCAGGATACGGAGCAAAGCTTAAAGAAGAGATTCAAAAACCAGGAGGATGGACTATGAGTCTTATGGGCTTTGGAGAGTGTCTTCCTTACCATGAGAACAAAATGACGCTAGATTATAATGATCTTGATAAATGGGGACAACCTAAGGTAAACTTTGACGCAGAGTGGAAAGAGAATGAGTGGGAAATGCGTAAGGATATGATTGCAAGTGCAAAAGATATGCTTAAAAAGGCTGGGTTTACAGATATCCAGACTATGGATGATCCTAGTGCTCCGGGTAACGGAATACATGAAATGGGTACGGCTCGTATGGGTCGTGATCCTAAGACATCAGTTTGTAACGGTAATAACCAGTTACACGCTGTTCCTAACGTTTATATTACAGACGGAGCGTTTATGACCTCTGCAAGTTGTGTAAACCCATCACTCACATATATGGCTTTTAGCGCACGTGCTGCAAATCACGCTGCTGCTCAAATCAAAAAAGAAGCGTAA
- a CDS encoding gluconate 2-dehydrogenase subunit 3 family protein codes for MNRRQLIKNLGLGGVALVATPTILSLLQSCKADGPVFEPVFLSKSQGKALRHMVDLIIPSDEMIPGAVDVGVHKFIDTYWNQAVDAEGKTQILAGFDALANRLQDASGKTFEEAEAEDYDALLTKYLNASQEEQAIYNKGLGEFYQVYENDKTVKVDPDAGSFSLLGNIRGMTIWGWKASEEIGENVLAYEPIPGKQVGCLPLEEATGGKTYSL; via the coding sequence ATGAATAGAAGACAATTAATAAAGAACTTAGGATTAGGTGGAGTAGCACTTGTTGCAACACCTACGATATTGAGCCTTTTACAAAGTTGTAAAGCAGATGGACCGGTGTTTGAGCCTGTATTTTTAAGCAAGTCTCAAGGTAAAGCATTGCGCCATATGGTAGATCTTATTATTCCTTCTGACGAGATGATCCCAGGAGCGGTAGATGTAGGTGTACACAAGTTTATAGATACTTACTGGAATCAAGCAGTAGATGCAGAAGGTAAAACGCAAATTCTAGCAGGGTTTGACGCACTTGCAAATAGATTGCAAGACGCCTCTGGAAAGACATTTGAAGAGGCCGAAGCAGAAGATTATGATGCCTTACTCACAAAGTACCTTAATGCATCTCAAGAAGAACAAGCTATTTACAATAAAGGTTTAGGTGAGTTTTATCAAGTTTACGAGAATGACAAGACGGTAAAAGTAGATCCAGATGCTGGTTCTTTTAGCCTTTTAGGAAATATAAGAGGAATGACTATATGGGGATGGAAAGCCTCAGAAGAAATAGGAGAAAATGTACTCGCTTATGAGCCTATTCCAGGTAAACAAGTAGGTTGCTTACCACTAGAGGAAGCAACAGGAGGAAAGACATATTCTCTATAA
- a CDS encoding TIM barrel protein — MDRRKFIQKGALTGSFLGLGSIGVNAMVNGIGDVSAFAKAKNGAHSFNLNYAPHVGMFKELAGENVIDQLHFMADQGFTAFEDNEMRNRPIAEQEAMALVMKERGITMGVFVAHKIYWTTPHLASGKQEWREEFLGDIKKSVTVAKRVNAKWMTVVPGHVDMRQDMAYQTANVVETLKQAAAILEPHGIVMVLEPLNFRNHPGLFLSKSPQAYQICKAVDSPSCKILFDIYHQQIQEGNLIPNIEQCWDEIAYFQIGDNPGRNEPTSGEINYKNVFKYIHSRDFKGVLGMEHGNSIKGKEGEQRVIDAYVESDGFL; from the coding sequence ATGGACAGAAGGAAATTTATACAAAAAGGAGCTCTCACGGGTTCCTTTTTAGGTTTAGGTAGTATCGGGGTAAACGCTATGGTTAATGGGATAGGAGATGTTTCCGCTTTCGCGAAAGCGAAAAATGGAGCACACTCTTTTAATCTCAACTATGCTCCACATGTAGGGATGTTTAAAGAGCTCGCTGGCGAAAATGTGATCGATCAGCTTCACTTTATGGCAGATCAAGGATTTACCGCCTTCGAAGATAATGAGATGCGCAACCGTCCCATTGCTGAACAAGAGGCCATGGCACTTGTTATGAAAGAACGTGGGATAACCATGGGAGTATTTGTGGCTCATAAGATATACTGGACAACACCTCATCTAGCGAGCGGAAAGCAAGAATGGAGAGAAGAGTTTCTAGGTGATATTAAGAAATCTGTTACTGTCGCCAAACGTGTAAATGCAAAGTGGATGACAGTCGTACCTGGTCATGTGGATATGCGTCAAGACATGGCATATCAAACGGCAAACGTGGTAGAGACTTTAAAACAAGCTGCAGCGATTCTAGAACCACATGGAATTGTAATGGTGCTTGAACCATTAAATTTTAGAAACCACCCAGGACTCTTTTTATCTAAGTCGCCGCAAGCATATCAAATTTGTAAAGCAGTAGATAGTCCGTCCTGTAAGATTCTATTTGATATTTACCATCAGCAAATTCAAGAAGGAAACTTGATTCCTAACATAGAGCAGTGCTGGGACGAGATTGCTTATTTCCAGATAGGAGATAACCCGGGGCGCAATGAGCCTACCTCTGGAGAGATTAACTATAAAAATGTATTTAAATATATTCATAGCCGCGATTTTAAAGGAGTTTTAGGAATGGAGCATGGCAATAGTATAAAAGGGAAGGAAGGCGAGCAGCGTGTAATAGATGCGTATGTGGAGAGTGATGGATTTTTGTAA
- a CDS encoding permease-like cell division protein FtsX, protein MSSSFEKYQKRRLITSYFSVVISIALVLFLLGILGLLVLNTKKVADYFKETIAVGVYFKDTAKDVEMKQLEKTLSLAAYTKSIKFVSKEEAAAAHSEALGENFVDYLGENPLQNSIDLYLNADYVSAEKVEEIANEIGSKDFVEEVTYDKPLISLLNDNIKKISLWILIISGIFTFIAVLLINSSIRLSVYAKRFTIKTMQMVGATKRFIRRPFVWKSVRLGIIGALIAIAGMAGVLYYANKAFPQLTLLDDPVVLGALFGGVFLMGILITWFSTFLATQRFLNLRTDELYY, encoded by the coding sequence ATGAGTTCATCTTTTGAAAAATACCAGAAAAGACGATTGATTACCTCCTATTTTTCGGTGGTGATTAGTATTGCTTTGGTTCTTTTTCTGTTGGGAATTTTGGGGTTACTAGTCCTCAATACCAAGAAGGTAGCAGATTATTTTAAGGAGACTATTGCCGTAGGTGTTTACTTTAAAGACACTGCAAAAGATGTGGAGATGAAACAGCTAGAGAAAACACTTTCTCTTGCAGCGTACACAAAATCTATAAAATTTGTTTCAAAAGAAGAGGCTGCGGCAGCTCATAGTGAAGCCTTGGGAGAAAACTTTGTAGATTACCTTGGGGAGAACCCGCTTCAAAATAGCATAGACTTATACCTCAATGCAGATTATGTATCTGCAGAGAAAGTAGAAGAAATAGCAAATGAAATCGGATCAAAAGACTTTGTAGAAGAAGTAACTTATGATAAACCGCTCATATCATTGCTTAACGATAATATCAAAAAAATAAGCCTGTGGATACTTATTATCTCTGGCATATTTACATTTATTGCAGTACTGCTTATCAATAGCTCTATACGATTATCTGTGTATGCAAAGCGTTTTACAATAAAGACAATGCAAATGGTGGGCGCGACAAAACGTTTTATAAGACGTCCTTTTGTGTGGAAGAGTGTGCGCCTCGGGATTATAGGTGCGCTTATCGCTATAGCAGGGATGGCAGGAGTTTTATACTATGCAAATAAAGCATTTCCGCAACTTACACTACTAGATGATCCCGTTGTACTAGGAGCATTATTTGGAGGTGTGTTTTTAATGGGAATACTCATTACTTGGTTTAGTACCTTTCTGGCAACACAACGTTTCTTAAATTTGCGCACAGACGAGCTATACTACTAG
- a CDS encoding DUF3098 domain-containing protein, with translation MGEQKRKEVSKQPTEFIFGKKNFTWMLIGLGVIALGFILMSGGGSDDPNVFNPEIYSWRRIRLAPAVILIGFGIEVYAILLNPNKGK, from the coding sequence ATGGGAGAACAAAAACGTAAAGAAGTATCAAAACAACCTACCGAATTTATATTTGGGAAGAAAAATTTTACGTGGATGCTTATAGGCCTTGGAGTTATAGCCTTAGGTTTTATACTTATGTCTGGAGGAGGTAGTGATGACCCTAATGTGTTTAACCCAGAGATTTACTCTTGGAGACGCATACGTCTTGCCCCAGCAGTAATACTTATAGGTTTTGGTATAGAAGTATATGCCATCTTATTAAATCCTAATAAAGGGAAGTAA
- the uppP gene encoding undecaprenyl-diphosphatase UppP — protein sequence MNNLDAFILGVIQGLTEFLPVSSSGHLELGKAILGDTSVPEESLMFTVVVHFATALSTIVVFRKDIIEILSGLFSFKWNEETQFSAKIVLSMIPAVIVGLFFEEQLEALFGGNIMLVGCMLLVTAVLLYFADRAKDTQKNVTFSNAFIIGVSQAVAMIPGISRSGATISTSVLLGNDKSKAARFSFLMVIPLIFGKIAKDLMDGAITTQTGNVSVLVIGFISAFVAGLIACTWMIKLVKKSKLSWFAIYCLIVGVIAIGFSLYN from the coding sequence ATGAATAATCTTGACGCATTTATCCTTGGTGTCATTCAAGGACTTACTGAGTTTTTACCTGTTTCATCTAGTGGGCACCTCGAGCTAGGTAAAGCCATACTAGGAGATACTTCTGTACCAGAAGAGAGCCTTATGTTTACCGTAGTGGTACATTTTGCAACAGCACTTTCTACCATTGTAGTCTTTAGAAAAGATATCATAGAAATTTTAAGCGGATTGTTTTCATTCAAGTGGAATGAAGAAACACAATTTTCGGCAAAAATCGTTTTGTCAATGATACCTGCTGTCATTGTAGGACTCTTTTTTGAGGAGCAACTAGAAGCACTTTTTGGAGGAAATATTATGCTTGTAGGCTGTATGCTACTTGTAACAGCGGTACTACTATACTTTGCAGATAGAGCAAAAGACACTCAAAAGAATGTAACTTTTTCTAATGCATTTATAATTGGTGTTTCTCAAGCAGTCGCTATGATACCTGGTATCTCACGTAGTGGAGCGACTATATCTACCTCTGTATTACTGGGTAATGATAAGAGTAAGGCAGCACGATTTTCATTTTTAATGGTGATTCCACTTATTTTTGGAAAAATTGCAAAGGACCTTATGGACGGAGCAATTACGACTCAAACGGGTAATGTCTCTGTACTAGTGATAGGTTTTATATCTGCCTTTGTTGCAGGACTTATAGCTTGCACCTGGATGATAAAACTTGTGAAGAAAAGTAAACTCTCTTGGTTTGCTATATACTGCCTCATTGTAGGAGTTATTGCGATAGGTTTCTCACTTTATAACTAA